One genomic segment of Kordiimonas sp. SCSIO 12603 includes these proteins:
- a CDS encoding DUF6624 domain-containing protein gives MNNGSALNKFICAIGLIIFSSISVKANETPEILSLFNKPKEALSYHYCATPKTAWENNKLKQLLMKYSASNTRQYVDQRVVAILVSAASRVAQFQTSFKACEETLQNGDKLFQSTFSQAMENLLNQNSEETFSDGQIGNIQKAIHVAWLEDQSSRTAYIQLLNPKGKGTTEDWAFEKAKANAVKLDGQHRSLIKSLLETYHWITSAQFGAQTSNRALTLIQHADAEPEFQKRALKRMEPYVKNGTVNGTAFANLWDRVAVNTGKKQRYGTQPKNSCNKDGTLSILPVEAPEKLAQLRQQVGLEPLAEQLQRLSLQRCQ, from the coding sequence ATGAATAATGGTTCAGCATTAAACAAATTCATATGTGCAATTGGGCTAATCATATTTTCAAGTATCTCAGTTAAAGCCAATGAGACGCCAGAAATCTTATCGTTATTTAATAAACCTAAGGAAGCACTTAGCTATCATTATTGTGCAACTCCTAAAACAGCTTGGGAAAACAATAAACTAAAGCAACTACTCATGAAATATTCCGCGAGCAACACTCGTCAGTACGTTGATCAACGGGTTGTCGCCATTTTAGTTTCTGCCGCATCAAGGGTTGCCCAATTTCAAACATCATTTAAGGCATGTGAGGAAACACTACAAAACGGAGACAAGCTATTTCAATCCACCTTTTCTCAAGCAATGGAGAACCTTTTAAACCAAAACTCAGAAGAAACCTTCTCCGACGGCCAAATTGGAAACATACAAAAAGCAATTCATGTTGCTTGGCTGGAAGACCAAAGTTCTCGCACAGCATATATTCAGTTATTAAATCCAAAAGGGAAAGGTACCACTGAAGATTGGGCCTTTGAAAAAGCTAAAGCCAATGCAGTTAAATTGGATGGCCAACATCGTTCCTTAATTAAAAGTTTGCTCGAAACCTATCATTGGATAACCTCAGCTCAGTTCGGTGCACAAACATCAAATCGAGCCTTAACCCTTATTCAACATGCAGATGCAGAGCCTGAGTTTCAAAAGAGAGCTCTGAAGCGTATGGAGCCTTATGTAAAAAATGGGACTGTAAATGGCACCGCTTTCGCTAACCTTTGGGACCGTGTTGCAGTTAATACGGGTAAAAAACAAAGATATGGTACGCAGCCAAAGAACAGCTGTAATAAAGATGGTACCCTCTCCATTTTACCAGTCGAGGCCCCAGAAAAACTTGCACAACTCCGACAGCAGGTAGGTCTAGAGCCACTAGCCGAACAACTTCAGCGATTGAGTTTGCAACGTTGCCAGTAA
- a CDS encoding alpha/beta hydrolase encodes MKKIAIAALLFLPPFTYAGADETTPYAMPRTQVVPIAAGNSQKQYELYIKLPENYGETRDKQYPVIYTTDAVWHMDLLSGTTEYLMPDVILVGISWQQNTADTVAHQSRFRDYTLYPSSDPERQAKNKYGQGETHLAFIRQNVIPYVEGTYRTAEGQRAYLGYSLGGAFGAYMLFAAPDTFNHYILGSPALGQRSLKIIDEIATQKVSEKAKIDANVFVSIGELEEADSISTTKELVSVLNRNGNNGIRLTGLEIIKASNHGTAVPETFTRSIKWLSELTNK; translated from the coding sequence ATGAAAAAGATCGCGATAGCAGCTTTACTGTTTTTGCCACCATTCACGTATGCAGGGGCAGACGAAACCACGCCTTACGCAATGCCCAGAACACAAGTTGTTCCCATAGCTGCTGGCAATTCCCAAAAACAGTATGAACTCTATATTAAACTACCAGAAAACTATGGGGAAACCCGCGATAAACAATACCCGGTAATCTACACAACAGATGCCGTTTGGCATATGGACTTACTTTCTGGCACCACCGAATACCTGATGCCTGATGTAATTTTGGTTGGTATTTCTTGGCAGCAAAATACTGCTGATACTGTAGCCCACCAAAGCAGGTTCAGAGATTACACCCTTTATCCATCTAGCGACCCAGAACGACAGGCCAAAAACAAATATGGCCAAGGCGAAACGCACCTCGCCTTCATACGTCAAAATGTCATCCCTTATGTGGAAGGTACATACCGGACGGCTGAAGGACAAAGAGCTTATCTGGGATATTCTCTGGGCGGGGCATTTGGCGCTTATATGCTTTTTGCGGCACCTGATACCTTCAACCACTATATTCTCGGCAGCCCAGCCCTTGGACAGCGTAGCTTGAAGATCATTGACGAGATAGCCACTCAAAAGGTTTCAGAGAAAGCGAAAATAGACGCAAATGTATTTGTTTCCATTGGCGAACTGGAAGAGGCAGACAGTATATCCACTACCAAAGAACTGGTGTCGGTTTTAAATCGCAATGGCAATAACGGCATACGCCTCACTGGCCTTGAAATCATCAAAGCTTCAAACCACGGTACCGCTGTACCGGAAACTTTTACGCGCAGCATAAAATGGCTGTCAGAGCTCACGAACAAATAG
- a CDS encoding sigma-70 family RNA polymerase sigma factor → MKQNAIISPVSSRVEVPCQDTPPSLTGHLSSGHHDTRDDLISRKVIPITPLDNNSVVSFEELARCVAENKDKIAFAELFSHFAPRLKSYLLKHGLPDTVAEEISQEAMITFWQKAALFNPSKAKFSTWIFRVARNRMIDLKRKKKYPEVNADDHMAHLVAADRTDKPLEVAQDVNLVGKALVNLNAAQRQVIELSFFEELSHSQISERLSIPLGTVKSRIRMAFNTLRRELGDR, encoded by the coding sequence ATGAAACAAAACGCAATCATATCTCCTGTTTCCTCGCGAGTAGAGGTGCCTTGTCAAGACACACCCCCTTCCTTGACAGGGCATCTCTCTTCAGGTCATCATGATACGAGAGATGATTTAATCAGTCGCAAGGTGATCCCTATTACCCCTCTGGATAATAATTCGGTCGTTAGCTTCGAAGAGTTGGCCCGCTGTGTAGCTGAAAACAAAGATAAAATTGCTTTTGCAGAGCTATTTTCTCATTTCGCTCCGCGCTTGAAATCATATCTTCTAAAGCACGGTCTTCCCGACACAGTAGCAGAAGAAATCTCTCAAGAAGCTATGATTACGTTTTGGCAAAAAGCTGCGCTTTTCAATCCATCAAAGGCTAAGTTTTCCACGTGGATATTCCGCGTAGCTCGGAACCGCATGATAGATTTAAAGCGCAAGAAAAAGTATCCTGAAGTAAATGCCGATGATCATATGGCTCATCTAGTAGCTGCAGATCGCACTGATAAGCCACTTGAAGTGGCTCAAGATGTAAACCTGGTTGGCAAGGCACTTGTAAATTTAAATGCAGCGCAGAGACAGGTGATTGAACTTTCCTTCTTTGAAGAACTTTCACACTCTCAAATATCTGAGCGTTTATCTATTCCTCTGGGTACTGTTAAATCAAGAATAAGAATGGCGTTTAACACGCTTCGTAGAGAGTTAGGAGATAGGTAA
- a CDS encoding S41 family peptidase: MNYKKALMGLLTVTAISTSALADSHTLYREPTVSKDHIVFSYAGDLWRVNRAGGEAERLTTGVGIESTPFFSPDGSKVAFTGEYDGNTDVYVIDTNGGTPKRLTYHPGADVIRGWSRDGKDVLFSSGRNSYANFVRLFTVSAENVELPAQLPLPSAEKGSFSPNSDYLAYEPLSQWQQAWKRYRGGQQDKIWIAKLADSSTEKVPSEASVDKNPMWVGDKVYFISDRDSKLGDFRLFVYDTKRKSVKQALTQKGMDIKSASAGPDGIIAFEQFGTIHLFDTKTGKASKVDITLNADVTAVRPRYTNVSNRIANAHISPSGKRAVFEARGEILTVPEKKGDVRNITRTTGAMERDPAWSPDGQSIAYLSEATGEYALHIRDQKGEKDERIIKLPPMFYRSPIWSPDSKKITLTDHGNILWYIDISADVPEAVKVDKNIISSFDTMAPSWAPESDWITYSKQLPNLLRAVFVYSLDSGEIHQITDGMSDARHPTFDKNGKYLYFTASTNIGETISFADMSGLGRQTTRSVYAAVLSKDTKSPLAAESDDEPAVKKEEKPKAEKPADKGDEKEADKPKEKPKKALKIDLEDIQNRIIALPAADTTWIGLVAGAKGELFALESNTGRAGPATLSLYKFDGKSKKFSKVTDGLTSFDVSSNGKKALVRRGRSNWSIVATAALAKPGKPIKTSQMEVFVEPEVEWKQMFHEVWRGERDFFYDKNLHGLDLDWAVSTYKPYLDNVRHRSDLSYLFTEMLGQLTIGHMFIGGGDQVRAARVAGGLLGADYEIENGRYRITKIYNGENWSPRLVAPLNEPGLNIKVGDYILAVNGRDLTAEQNIFHAFEATSGKQTRVKISPNPDGTDAREITVKPINNERGIRNIDWVEGNRRKVGELSGGKLAYIYMPNTAGPGFRSFNRYFYAQTDKKGAVLDERFNGGGLLADYVTQVFKKERLANMFYRHGDINVPVPAGAIYGPKAMIINEMAGSGGDAMPWFFKKSGAGKLFGKRTWGGLVAAQSLPPLMDGGTVRAPDFAIFGNEGEWEIENYGTGPDVEVEWDPALWRKGRDPQLEATVEYLLNELKKNPVKEPKTPQFPNYFGK, from the coding sequence ATGAATTATAAAAAGGCCTTAATGGGTCTGTTAACGGTAACTGCCATCAGCACAAGCGCATTGGCAGATAGCCATACGCTCTATAGAGAACCAACGGTTAGCAAAGACCATATCGTGTTTTCCTATGCTGGTGATTTGTGGCGTGTTAACCGTGCAGGCGGTGAAGCAGAACGGCTCACAACTGGTGTTGGCATTGAAAGCACACCGTTTTTCTCTCCTGATGGTTCCAAAGTAGCCTTTACAGGCGAATACGACGGCAACACCGATGTATATGTGATTGATACTAATGGTGGCACACCGAAACGGTTAACATATCACCCTGGTGCCGATGTTATTCGTGGCTGGTCACGGGACGGCAAAGATGTGCTTTTCAGCTCAGGCAGAAATAGCTACGCCAATTTTGTTAGGTTGTTCACTGTATCAGCAGAGAATGTCGAGTTACCGGCACAGCTACCACTACCAAGTGCAGAAAAAGGCTCTTTCTCACCAAATTCAGACTATCTCGCTTATGAACCACTCAGCCAGTGGCAACAAGCATGGAAACGCTATCGCGGCGGCCAGCAAGATAAAATCTGGATTGCTAAATTAGCAGACTCTTCCACCGAAAAAGTACCAAGTGAAGCAAGCGTTGACAAAAACCCTATGTGGGTAGGCGACAAGGTATATTTCATCTCTGACCGAGATAGCAAACTGGGTGATTTCCGGCTGTTTGTTTACGATACAAAGCGTAAATCTGTTAAACAGGCCCTTACCCAAAAGGGGATGGATATCAAATCTGCCAGCGCTGGTCCTGATGGCATCATTGCTTTTGAACAGTTTGGCACCATCCATTTGTTCGATACCAAAACAGGCAAAGCAAGCAAGGTTGATATCACACTAAACGCTGATGTTACCGCAGTGCGCCCACGATATACGAATGTTAGTAATCGCATAGCAAACGCCCATATTTCACCGTCAGGTAAACGGGCTGTTTTTGAAGCACGCGGTGAAATACTAACGGTGCCTGAGAAAAAAGGCGACGTACGGAACATAACCCGTACCACAGGTGCAATGGAACGCGATCCCGCTTGGTCTCCTGATGGGCAATCAATTGCTTACTTATCTGAAGCAACAGGTGAATATGCCCTTCATATTCGTGATCAAAAAGGTGAGAAAGACGAGCGCATCATCAAGCTGCCGCCTATGTTCTACCGCTCGCCTATCTGGTCACCTGACAGTAAAAAAATAACATTGACTGATCACGGGAATATCCTTTGGTATATCGATATATCTGCAGATGTACCTGAGGCTGTGAAAGTAGATAAAAATATTATCTCCAGCTTTGATACAATGGCGCCTAGCTGGGCACCGGAAAGCGACTGGATCACATATTCCAAACAATTGCCGAACCTTCTACGGGCGGTTTTTGTCTATTCGCTTGATAGTGGGGAAATACACCAGATTACTGACGGCATGTCGGATGCACGCCACCCAACGTTTGATAAAAACGGTAAGTATCTTTACTTCACAGCCAGCACCAATATTGGTGAAACAATCAGCTTTGCTGATATGTCTGGCCTTGGTCGCCAAACAACACGGTCAGTTTACGCGGCAGTGCTATCAAAAGATACTAAATCACCATTGGCTGCCGAAAGTGATGATGAGCCAGCCGTAAAGAAAGAAGAAAAGCCAAAGGCTGAAAAACCTGCAGATAAGGGCGATGAAAAAGAGGCTGACAAACCAAAAGAAAAGCCCAAAAAGGCTTTAAAAATTGATCTGGAAGACATTCAAAACCGCATTATTGCCCTGCCCGCAGCTGATACAACATGGATTGGCTTAGTGGCTGGTGCAAAAGGTGAATTATTTGCGCTTGAATCCAATACAGGCAGAGCTGGCCCAGCTACACTTTCTCTCTATAAATTTGATGGAAAAAGCAAAAAGTTCAGCAAGGTTACAGATGGCCTTACATCGTTTGATGTATCAAGCAACGGTAAAAAGGCACTTGTTCGCCGAGGTAGATCAAATTGGAGTATTGTCGCAACAGCCGCTCTTGCAAAACCAGGGAAACCTATCAAAACATCGCAAATGGAAGTGTTTGTGGAGCCAGAAGTTGAATGGAAACAAATGTTCCATGAAGTTTGGCGCGGTGAAAGAGACTTCTTCTATGATAAAAACCTGCATGGCCTAGATCTGGACTGGGCTGTTTCAACTTACAAACCGTATTTGGATAATGTGCGCCATAGAAGTGATTTAAGCTATCTATTCACAGAGATGCTTGGCCAACTTACCATCGGCCATATGTTTATTGGTGGTGGTGATCAGGTTCGAGCAGCCCGTGTCGCTGGCGGACTTCTTGGTGCCGACTATGAAATTGAAAATGGCAGATACCGTATCACCAAAATTTATAACGGTGAAAACTGGTCACCTCGTTTAGTAGCGCCGCTAAATGAACCGGGCCTCAATATAAAAGTGGGTGATTATATTCTGGCAGTTAATGGCCGCGACCTAACCGCTGAACAAAACATCTTCCATGCGTTTGAAGCAACAAGTGGCAAGCAAACCCGCGTTAAAATCAGCCCGAATCCTGATGGTACTGATGCACGTGAAATCACTGTTAAACCAATTAACAATGAAAGAGGCATCAGAAACATTGATTGGGTGGAAGGCAACCGCCGGAAAGTTGGCGAACTGAGCGGCGGCAAGCTTGCTTATATTTATATGCCAAACACCGCAGGACCGGGCTTTAGAAGCTTTAACCGCTATTTTTATGCGCAAACTGATAAAAAAGGTGCGGTTCTGGATGAACGTTTCAATGGTGGTGGCTTGCTCGCTGATTATGTAACCCAAGTGTTCAAAAAAGAACGACTTGCAAACATGTTCTACCGTCATGGTGATATCAATGTTCCAGTGCCTGCTGGCGCTATATACGGCCCGAAGGCCATGATCATCAATGAGATGGCTGGTTCAGGTGGAGATGCCATGCCGTGGTTCTTTAAGAAGAGTGGTGCAGGTAAGCTATTTGGCAAACGTACCTGGGGCGGGCTTGTCGCTGCACAAAGCCTTCCTCCGTTGATGGATGGTGGTACCGTTAGAGCACCGGACTTTGCAATCTTCGGTAACGAGGGCGAATGGGAAATAGAAAACTATGGAACTGGCCCTGATGTAGAAGTTGAATGGGATCCTGCTCTATGGCGTAAAGGTAGAGACCCACAACTTGAGGCTACTGTTGAGTATCTCCTCAACGAGCTTAAGAAAAATCCAGTCAAAGAGCCTAAAACACCTCAATTCCCAAATTACTTTGGTAAGTAA
- a CDS encoding phage tail protein — protein MDGYLGVIKALGFQFTPRNWGYCVGALLEIDQYSALYSLLGDRFGGDARVTFGVPDLRGRSGIGQFQGPGLFPWVMGQFYGFENTRLFLSELPVHQHGHTYTGTGTEGDGAKIRVAKTHGTQQIPDTGSYIAMPSNNFGSAPEGNLYVTAPEATAAGTVKIGGVTDIGGGFEGASFAVNETGGQSLTPIMQPCQVVNYCICIDGLYPSRS, from the coding sequence ATGGATGGCTATCTTGGTGTTATCAAAGCACTTGGGTTTCAATTCACGCCTCGAAATTGGGGGTATTGTGTAGGGGCTCTGCTGGAGATTGATCAATATTCTGCTTTGTATTCTCTGTTAGGGGATCGGTTCGGCGGAGATGCTCGCGTTACTTTTGGTGTCCCGGATTTACGCGGTAGATCTGGTATAGGTCAATTTCAGGGTCCAGGATTATTCCCCTGGGTTATGGGGCAATTTTATGGTTTTGAAAATACACGTTTATTCTTAAGTGAATTGCCGGTGCACCAACATGGGCATACCTATACAGGCACAGGAACAGAGGGGGATGGCGCGAAGATACGTGTCGCGAAAACACACGGCACTCAACAAATTCCCGATACTGGCAGTTATATTGCTATGCCAAGTAATAATTTTGGCTCAGCTCCAGAAGGCAATCTTTATGTGACAGCACCTGAGGCTACCGCTGCCGGTACCGTTAAGATAGGCGGTGTAACAGATATAGGTGGCGGGTTTGAGGGTGCAAGTTTTGCAGTGAACGAGACAGGAGGGCAATCTTTAACGCCGATTATGCAACCTTGTCAGGTAGTGAATTATTGCATCTGTATTGATGGGCTTTATCCAAGCCGAAGTTAG
- a CDS encoding NAD(P)/FAD-dependent oxidoreductase — protein sequence MESEQSHETQKGIGNRIAVVGSGISGLSAAWHLAKSHDVTLYEANDYLGGHTHTVEITVDGVKFPVDTGFIVFNPQNYPNLTAFFDHLGIETRETDMSFSASIDDGNFEYAGGDGGGLLAQPSNIFLPKFWSMISGILKFYRRSARYADDSAFNDLTLGELLEREKYSKAFIEGHLAPMGAAIWSSDNNNILKYPAKSFLKFFNNHGLTQITNRPVWRTVVNGSVSYVRAIEKKLSGISDIRLNAGVEKVTPEGEKVCVFSQGKSEIFDQVVLACHSDQARNLLRGFDHFQDLLRPLRYSKNTVVLHSDLSLMPKRKKAWASWNYIGRTGAHTQRPAISYWMNQLQDLPVKTPVIVTLNPDRPIDPDLTYGTFEYDHPVFDQAALAAKGDVWSSQGHDNIWLAGAYLGDGFHEDGIQSGLAVAEMISGFRRPWSRKDQNKRIGLPNLIPLHEEAT from the coding sequence ATGGAATCTGAACAATCTCATGAGACACAGAAGGGTATCGGGAATAGAATTGCTGTTGTTGGATCCGGTATTTCCGGGCTTTCAGCAGCTTGGCACCTAGCTAAATCGCATGATGTAACCCTGTATGAAGCAAACGATTACCTAGGAGGGCATACGCATACTGTTGAGATAACAGTGGACGGCGTGAAATTTCCTGTAGATACAGGTTTTATAGTTTTTAACCCGCAGAATTACCCCAACCTTACAGCTTTTTTTGACCATCTTGGCATTGAGACACGAGAGACAGACATGTCTTTTTCAGCTTCTATTGATGATGGTAATTTTGAATATGCTGGAGGGGATGGAGGAGGGCTGCTAGCACAGCCGAGTAATATTTTTCTCCCTAAATTTTGGTCGATGATATCTGGAATTCTAAAGTTTTACCGACGATCCGCTAGGTATGCCGATGACAGTGCTTTTAATGATCTAACCCTAGGCGAGTTACTCGAAAGAGAAAAATACTCCAAGGCTTTCATTGAAGGGCATTTAGCCCCTATGGGGGCGGCTATATGGTCGAGCGATAATAATAATATTTTAAAGTACCCCGCTAAGTCTTTCCTGAAGTTTTTTAATAATCACGGCTTAACCCAGATTACTAACCGGCCAGTCTGGCGAACAGTTGTGAACGGTAGCGTTTCGTATGTAAGAGCCATTGAAAAGAAGCTTTCAGGTATCAGTGATATTCGGCTGAACGCAGGTGTTGAAAAGGTTACACCGGAAGGTGAAAAGGTATGTGTGTTTTCTCAGGGAAAGTCAGAGATATTTGATCAGGTAGTTCTGGCCTGCCATTCTGATCAGGCCCGCAATCTTTTGAGAGGCTTTGATCATTTTCAAGATTTGTTGAGACCTCTTCGTTATTCAAAAAATACTGTTGTTCTTCATAGTGATCTATCGTTGATGCCGAAGCGCAAAAAAGCTTGGGCAAGCTGGAATTATATTGGAAGAACAGGGGCTCACACTCAAAGGCCTGCAATCTCATACTGGATGAACCAGCTACAAGATCTACCTGTTAAAACCCCTGTTATTGTAACTCTGAATCCAGACAGGCCAATCGATCCTGATTTAACTTATGGGACATTTGAATATGACCACCCAGTGTTTGACCAAGCTGCTCTGGCGGCAAAGGGTGATGTTTGGTCTTCGCAAGGGCACGATAATATATGGCTTGCCGGAGCATATCTCGGTGATGGTTTCCATGAAGATGGTATCCAGTCTGGTTTGGCGGTGGCCGAAATGATCAGCGGTTTTAGAAGGCCTTGGTCTCGTAAGGATCAAAATAAACGAATTGGCCTTCCCAATCTAATCCCTTTGCATGAAGAGGCGACCTAA
- a CDS encoding ChrR family anti-sigma-E factor: MNAHGLISDEWLVSYAAGALPDAHALIVASHAHYHPALQKRIDIAEEIGGEIICSGDKADISPTLLEDTMAKLESFPEAINNPKIRSKKNTDTDLPECLRDYLDDNLDDLKWRIMGPGMKQVKLATGPKGEKLWLLRARGGTKIPQHDHNGLELTLILRGSYNVDGHDFMPGDIEIADQDIRDHQPMINEGEDCICLVVTEAPIRIQSLMGRMMQPFIGL, from the coding sequence ATGAACGCTCATGGCCTTATTTCAGATGAATGGTTGGTTTCTTATGCGGCAGGCGCCTTACCTGATGCACATGCCCTTATAGTAGCTTCGCATGCTCATTATCACCCCGCTCTCCAAAAAAGGATAGATATCGCTGAGGAGATAGGTGGTGAAATCATTTGCTCTGGTGACAAAGCAGATATTTCTCCAACTCTGCTAGAAGATACAATGGCAAAACTGGAGAGCTTCCCCGAAGCAATCAACAATCCCAAAATACGTTCGAAAAAAAATACCGACACTGATTTGCCAGAATGCCTACGAGATTATCTTGATGATAATCTAGACGATTTAAAATGGCGCATTATGGGGCCCGGCATGAAACAGGTAAAACTGGCTACAGGTCCAAAAGGCGAAAAACTATGGCTCCTGAGAGCCAGAGGCGGCACGAAAATCCCTCAGCATGATCATAATGGTTTAGAACTAACTCTTATTCTAAGAGGTAGCTATAATGTGGATGGGCACGATTTCATGCCTGGGGATATTGAAATAGCAGACCAAGATATTCGTGATCACCAGCCAATGATCAACGAAGGCGAGGACTGTATCTGTCTTGTTGTAACAGAAGCGCCTATCCGCATCCAAAGCCTTATGGGTCGGATGATGCAGCCCTTTATTGGGCTGTAG
- a CDS encoding serine hydrolase, giving the protein MTINSHVKRILAVALLSSFSSFAVVADDQNRNSAEASPAEANLSFRDIPLLEKAFINTSPALRDDGFPVGKLTIDAEKKAALIQFAKELGESTYGNYDSLLITHKDKLVFESYFRRGRINLTHGQASATKGYTSLILGRAMQLGYLTMADLDKPLISFLKNVDRTKLTEGAEKITLHKALTMHGGLSINREEWAETEKTPECLQGQGLVQSLLEQSAPITEDTQVYNYGNFNPILVMSVIDAVVPGSAQEFIKTEVLDKLGIKNYQWKDHISGLPEAGWRVSMASRDMLKFGSVMLNDGKLNQEQFISARYLEKATSGLVKPTEDWIPDTYRYGYFFYQTPLTVEGKNYNATFAWGGGGQRIIVIDELDLTIVITGHDREDQIMAQIENIVVPAFIK; this is encoded by the coding sequence ATGACCATCAATTCACACGTTAAACGCATATTGGCTGTCGCTCTATTAAGCAGCTTCAGTAGCTTTGCAGTAGTAGCTGACGACCAAAACAGAAACTCAGCAGAGGCTAGCCCGGCTGAAGCCAATCTCTCATTCAGAGATATACCTCTCCTTGAAAAAGCCTTCATAAACACATCTCCTGCCCTGAGGGACGACGGGTTCCCCGTTGGAAAATTAACCATTGATGCTGAAAAGAAAGCTGCTCTGATACAGTTTGCCAAAGAGCTGGGCGAAAGCACATACGGCAACTACGACAGTTTGCTTATCACCCATAAAGACAAGCTGGTTTTTGAAAGCTACTTTCGCCGCGGCCGGATAAATCTTACTCACGGCCAGGCATCAGCCACTAAAGGATACACCAGCCTGATCCTCGGGCGCGCTATGCAACTCGGGTATCTGACTATGGCAGATTTAGACAAGCCTCTCATCAGTTTCCTAAAGAATGTGGACCGTACAAAGCTAACGGAAGGTGCTGAAAAAATTACACTTCATAAAGCGCTCACCATGCATGGGGGACTGAGTATAAATCGTGAAGAATGGGCTGAAACAGAGAAAACCCCTGAGTGTCTTCAAGGCCAAGGTCTCGTGCAGTCCCTTTTAGAACAAAGTGCCCCAATTACAGAAGACACTCAGGTTTATAACTACGGTAATTTCAATCCGATATTGGTGATGTCGGTCATTGATGCAGTTGTGCCGGGTTCAGCGCAAGAATTCATTAAAACCGAAGTTCTCGATAAATTAGGCATTAAGAACTACCAATGGAAGGATCACATCAGTGGCCTGCCTGAAGCAGGCTGGCGCGTAAGCATGGCATCACGGGACATGTTAAAATTCGGCAGCGTTATGCTTAACGATGGAAAATTGAACCAAGAACAGTTTATTTCAGCACGGTATTTAGAGAAAGCAACGAGTGGCCTTGTGAAACCAACCGAAGACTGGATACCAGACACCTATCGCTATGGATACTTTTTCTATCAAACCCCTCTTACCGTTGAAGGTAAAAATTACAACGCCACCTTCGCCTGGGGCGGCGGCGGACAGCGTATCATCGTAATTGATGAGCTTGATCTCACCATCGTGATCACAGGCCATGATAGAGAAGATCAAATCATGGCTCAGATAGAAAATATCGTTGTTCCCGCATTTATTAAATAA
- a CDS encoding phage tail protein codes for MEETFIGVIEALGFQFAPRNWAYCSGQTVAISQQSTLFSLIGTFYGGDGRTTFMYPDLRGRTPIGQFQGIGLTNRVIGQKVGGETITLTISQMPTHSHAHTYTGAGSGATTSVEVATTHGTQQTPSDGDYIAMPSNNFGSAPEGNLYVTPPEALTVGTVEIGGVASEGGSGFDNTKLSILDNGGGQPFEIMQPTLVINYCICVTGIYPSRS; via the coding sequence ATGGAAGAAACTTTTATTGGAGTCATCGAAGCTCTCGGGTTTCAATTTGCACCGAGAAATTGGGCTTACTGCTCAGGGCAGACCGTAGCAATTAGCCAACAAAGTACATTATTTTCTTTGATCGGTACATTTTACGGTGGTGATGGTCGCACGACATTTATGTATCCTGATTTACGTGGACGTACACCAATTGGACAGTTTCAAGGGATTGGTTTGACGAACCGAGTTATCGGCCAAAAGGTTGGGGGAGAAACTATAACTTTAACTATTTCGCAAATGCCAACGCACAGCCACGCGCACACTTACACAGGGGCAGGCAGTGGTGCGACAACATCTGTGGAAGTTGCTACGACGCACGGTACTCAACAAACACCTTCTGATGGTGATTATATTGCTATGCCAAGTAATAATTTTGGTTCTGCACCTGAAGGAAACCTGTATGTAACTCCGCCCGAAGCTTTAACTGTTGGCACAGTTGAAATTGGTGGTGTTGCTAGTGAGGGCGGTAGTGGCTTTGATAATACTAAACTGAGTATATTGGATAATGGTGGCGGCCAACCGTTTGAAATTATGCAGCCTACCCTTGTGATCAATTATTGTATTTGTGTGACTGGGATTTATCCTTCTCGTAGTTAA